From the Oceanobacillus kimchii X50 genome, the window TATTGAAAATATTGAAGTTGATTGGAGAGAGCAAGCAGTATTACATGCAGAAAGTTATCTTGACTTCTCAGCCTTTTCAAGAAGCGGATTGATTGAACAATTATTATATGAAGGTCACAGTGAAGCAGACGCGAATTATGCAGCAGATCAAGTAGGACTATAGTATCGAGAAAGAGAAGAGGAAAAATTCCTTCTCTTTTTTTGCATTCAAGGATAACTGGGTAAGTAAGAATATAAATGATTCTTATTCGCACAGTTTTATTTATATGGATTACCTTCCTCTTTATCTTACAAGAGGACCATCATATTAAATAATAAGTACTACATCTTGACAAATACTCACACGAAATGTATTATTTAACGCTGTAGTTTAATTTAAAATATTAATTTAATCTCACATACAACTGACTAAATAGGAAAAATTAAAGTCAGTGATGATTATGTGAGTTTTTTTGTGTTGATTGAAAGGAGCAGATTTTGAAGAATATAAAGAAACAAAATCAAACTATAGATAAACCAGTACTTTTTCTAAGTGGAGGGGCATTACTTGCCTTTGTGATCTTAGCATTGATAAATAAGAACATGGTTACTGATGCGGTTAATACAATGTTTAATTGGTCGGTAACTTACTTTGGTTCCATCTATCAAGTTCTAATGGTTGGAACCTTATTTATTGCATTAATACTTGGGTATTCCAAGTTTGGTAAGATCCGTTTAGGGAAATTAGAAAAACCAGAGATTGGAACCTTTAAATGGATCTCCATTATTATGTGTACGTTACTCGCAGCTGGTGGTGTTTTCTGGGCAGCAGCTGAGCCATTAAGTCACTTTTTAACTGTACCTCCTCATTTTTCAGGGATTGAGGCAGGAACACCTGAAGCAATAGTACCAGCACTTGCAACTAGTTTTGTCGATTGGGGCTTTGTTTCCTGGGCCATCTTAGGAACATTAGGTACGATTGTATTGATGTATTCCCATTATCATCGAAATGCACCATTAAAACCAAGGTCATTACTTTACCCGATATTTGGGGATAAAATTATGGAAAAAAGTGCATTAGGAACGTTTGTTGATGCCTTTTCGATTGTATCTGTGGCAGCAGGAACAATTGGTCCGATTGGTTTTCTCGGTTTACAGGCTGGGTATGGATTAAATGCATTGTTTGGTTTACCAAATAATTTACTCATGCAGTGTCTTATTGTTGCAGTAATTGTTATTGCAGCTGGGATTTCTGCCGCAACAGGTATTCATAAAGGAATACAAATTTTAAGTAGTTATAATATTATTCTTGCTGTTGGATTAATGATCGGTGTCCTTATTTTAGGACCAGCATTATTTATATTCGATTCGTATGTGCAATCATTTGGATTGTATGTACAAGACTTTTTAACGTTGAACACTTTCCGAAGTGATGGTGCTTGGCTTGGATTATGGACGATTTTTTTCTTTGCTTGGTTTATCGGTTATGGCCCAATGATGGCTATGTTTGTTAGTCGTATATCGCGTGGCCGTACGATTCGTGAATTAGTAACTGCTGTTGTAGTCATTGCACCTGTTGTTACAACATTTTGGTTTACGGTTGTTGGGGGAACAGGAATCTTTTCGGAAATGAATAATCCTGGTTCTGTCTCTGATGCTTTAAATAGTGCTGGACCTCCAGCAGCTATGATTGCAATTGCAGAGCAGCTGCCATTCGGTACAATTTTTGGTTTCTTATTCCTACTAGCAACTATTATATTTGTACTAACAACAACTGATTCCATGTCATTAACTATTTCGATGGCGATTACTGGTCACGGAGATCCGGCTAAGTATTTACGTGTGATTTGGGCGATTCTTATGGGACTTGTAGCAACAGTATTAATTACTATAGGTGAGGATAGTGTCGGATCTCTGCAATCATTCATTGTAGTTACGGCTGTTCCGGTTTCCTTACTCATGTTAACCACATTTTGGACAGCACCACGTGTAAGCCGTGAACTAGCTAAAGAACAAAAAATTGATGAAAAACAACCTGACAGAAAGTAATACAAAGGGGCTGACGTTTAAGTCAGCTCCTTTTTTATTTGTAAAAAAGTCTACAGTCGTATAAAGAATTGATCGAATGTAAAAAAATAAGATGTCAAACTTTTCCTCTGCCTATACAGGTAATATTATTTTAACAATATATGAATGGCGGGAAAAATCCAACCATTCATAATGCTTATCAAACTGAATAATAGTCTTCTTTCACAAATAAGCTTAAAAAATTTCAATATTTCATTGATTGGAAAAATACATTCAATTATACTTTAACCATAATGAGGTCGAGTAAGTATAGGAAACTAAAGATATAAGGGGAGTAAAGATGAAAAAGTATATGATTGCTAATATTCCGGGAGATGGAATTGGAAAAGAAGTCGTACCTGCAGCAACAAAAGTTTTAGAAGCTATATCCGATATCCATGGAGGAATAAGGTTTGATTTCAATGAATTTCCTTGGAGCTGTGAATATTATATGGAACACGGTAAAATGATGCCAGAGGATGGATTGGAGATATTAAAGAACTATCATGCCATCTTTTTAGGAGCAGTTGGTAATATCCAACTTGTGCCAGATCATATTTCGCTATGGGGTCTTCTAATTAAATTTCGCAGAGAATTCGAACAAGTTATTAACTATAGACCAGCAAAAGTTCTTCCTGGAGTGAAATCAAAAATAGTTAATCCAAAAGACTTTGATCTTATTGTGGTTCGAGAAAATAGCGAAGGGGAGTACAGTGAAGTTGGTGGCAGAATCTTTCGAGGAGAAGATGAAATTGCCATTCAAAATAGCATCTTTTCAAGAAGAGGAACCGAACGAGTTATGCGTTTTGCTTTTGAATTGGCTGATAAACGTAAAAAACATGTAACTAGTGCAACGAAATCCAATGGTATTTTTCATTCTATGCCATTTTGGGACGAAGTGTTCAAAGATGTTTCAAGAGATTATTCAGGAATTGAAACAGATTCTCAGCATATTGACGCCTTAGCAGCTTTCTTTGTAACGAATCCGGAGAGATTTGATGTTATTGTAGCTAGTAATTTATTCGGCGATGTATTAAGTGATTTGGGTGCGGCCATAATGGGAAGCGTGGGAGTTGCACCAGCAGCAAATATTAATGTTAACGGAGAGTATCCTTCAATGTTTGAACCAGTTCATGGTTCAGCACCTGATATTATTGGGAAAAATATCGCGAATCCAATTGGACAAATTTGGACTGCTAAATTAATGTTAGATCATTTTGGGGAAGAGGAATTAGGAAGTTTGTTACTAGATGTAATTGAAAAGACAACAAATAAAGGAATATTAACACCGGACATAGGTGGAAAACATACAACTTCAGAGGTAACTGAAGAGATTATTCAAGGATTAAAAGTGCGTTCCTAATCGAATTATCGTTTGTATAGATACTATATTTGAGAATGTATTTAGAAATCATTATACCTATAAGCGTCGAGTAATTTAATACAAAAAAGACTGGAATAAGCTTGGTAAAAGAACCATCGTTATTCCAGTCAACAGACTTTTAAATTAACTTGTAGTACTAATCTTTAAATACATGTTTTCCAATTACTTCAGTCGTGACTTTATCATCTAACCACCTACTTGTTGCTGTTTTTGGATTATAGAAATATAAACTCTCAGTAACGAGACTTCTGTCTGTATGCAAGGCTTCTTCTACTGCTTCCTTACTGGAATCACCAGCAGGTTTATTAATTTTACCGTTACTAACAGGGGTAAATTGCTTGTCTTGATGAATTACTTCTGAAACAGTGTCAGGAAACTGATTACTATCTACTCTATTTAGTACTACAACAGCAACAGCTACCTTACCTTCGTACGGCTCTCCTTTTGCTTCAGCGTGTACTAATCTTTCTAGTAAAATCTCTTTCATTATTTGTCATATCTACTGTCTCTTCATCTATATAAATCATTTCTAATTCCTCAACATTTGATTTATGATTACTGAGCTGATGCATGCTCAATTTATTGTCTTTCTCTATTTCTTCTTCTGTCTCTGCTGCGCTAGCATCAACAGGAGTTAGAATGATTAGTAAAAAACTAGTTACTAATAGCGTTATAACTTTTCGCATAGGTAAATCCTCCTATTATACAAATAAATAAGAAGCAGGAAATATCCTGCACAAGATATGAATCTAACATGTATTGCTTAACTTTTAAAGGGTTTTGCTCAAGCAATAATTTCCTTTGTAGTGAATCTTTGCAACTTATGTAACAAATTCGTGATTAAAAGGTATTACTTTTTCGGTTTTAAGTTATTGTGGAATTTATCACATAATGGAGTAATCTTAAAAAATGGAGTAAATGAAAGGAATTGTAACTACACAATCAATAACTTCGTTTATACCAGGATTGAGGGGCGAAACGATTGGTAGACATTCAGAAATCAAGTTGAGAAATAATCTTGCTTTGTTATAATAAAAAAATCGTTAATTTTTGAGATTTTTGTCATTTAATTTTTCTGTTATTCTCGTATTTTAATAGAAAGGTGATTTATGTGTAGAATCTTAAACATCTCTATTTTTCTAACAACAGATAAAATTTCTCATAAGCTATATTCAATTAATAATTAATAATTAATAAGATTTTTAGTCTTATCAAATGACTTATCAAAGTATGGTTTATTATTTGTATGGTAGGGAGCAGAACTTAAAAGTTAATGATTTACATAACTTCAGGAGGTAATCACAGCATGGAATTAACAAATAATCCAGCATTATTATGGTTTGTGGCTGGGTATGGAGTATTTATGATTATTCTTGGTATCTATTTTTCCAAGAAGATCTCAAACAGTGAAGATTTTATTCTTGCCGGAAAAGGGCTAGGAAGCTTTGTGTTGGCAGGTACATTATTAGCAACGTGGATGGGAAGTGGAAGCATAACCGGTGGGGAAACATCAATGGCGTACTCATATGGTATTATTCCTGCTCTCATGATGACAATCCCAACGCTATTAGGTATTGGAATTTTATATTTTATAGCTCCGAAAATTCGTGAGTTTGGCAAATTTACAGTTTCAGGTATTTTAGAAGCGAAATATGGTAAAACAGCTCAATTAATCGCAAGTATCATTATCATTTTAGCTTTTGTCGGTATAGTCTCTTATGCCATGACAGGATTAGGTTTTGTATTAAATGTGACGACAGGTATGTCTGTACAAATCGGAACACTAATCGGTGCCGTTCTAATAATCTTCCTAGCAACGATTGGTGGGCTTCGTTCAGTAGCACCAACGGATGCGATTAGTGCTTTTCTAGCATTGATTGGTTTATTCCTTGCTCTTCCGATTATGTTCTCAATCGCAGGTGGATGGGGAGAAATTACAGCGAATGTACCAGAGCAGCATTTAACTGCAACAAGCACTCTGAGCACCGTACAATTATTAGGATTCTTATTACCTTCATTCTTTTTATTGCTTGGCGATCAAAATATGTATCAGCGTCTTGCTGCGTCAAAAGGTGTAAAAACAAGTAAGAAAGCACAAATCTTTTGGCTATTGGCTATACTTTTGATTACACCAACTATTTCTCTGATTGCGTTTACTTCTCGTTCGCTTTTTGATGATATAGATCCAGGTATGGCACTTATTGGAGCTACAACAGTCTTACCAACAGCTGTTGGGGGAATTTTACTTGCAGCTGCAGCGGCATTTATTGTAACAACAGGAAATTCTTATTTACTATCTGCAGCAACTAACGTTACATATGATATCGTTGGGAAATACTTTAAGAAGGATGCTTCAGATAAACAATTGGTATTGTATACGAAAATATTTATTGTCATTTTAGGTGCTTTTTCATTTATCTTAGGGAACTATTTCCCAACGGTACTCGAGGTACAAATGTATGCTTATACTGTTTATGGAGCCGGATTAACACCAGCATTACTAGCAGTATTTTTCTGGAAAAGAGTGAATGCTAAAGGTGGTATCTCTTCTATGATTGCAGGGGTAGGTACAACTTTGCTTTGGGAACTGATTTTAGGTAAACCATTTGATTTAAATAGTGTGATCGTTGCTATTCCAGTAGCGGTTATCGTGTTAATTGTTGTGACATTGATGACAACAGAAAAACCTGTATCAAAAAAGTAAATAGATTTGTAAAATAGACCGGGCATTCTTGTCCGGTTTTGCATTTGTTCAAGAAGTAATGTATTTTCGGGAATTTTAGATTAAAAAACAAGGATTTTATTAATGCCCCCTCAAATAATTCCCTATATTATAAAATCGAATAAATTCACGTATAGTACTTTTAATTTGTATACGGTCTTCCCTAATGACCAACGAATCAATGATCCAAAAAATAATAGCATTTAAGGTTGATAGCCATAATAATTCTTTAGAAATATGTATGGTAAAACTTAATTCTAGCACCGTCGGAAGTATTATAATTGTTCCAAAAAAGATACCAACAAGTATATTATTAAATATTTAACCGAGTAAACTTTTGGCTTTCTTCGAAGATATATTTGTGTTGGGAAGGCGATGAATAGATAGCAGAAAAAGTAAATAATAGATACAAAAATAAAGCCTAAAAAGTCAAAATATGGAAAGTACACCATGAAATAAATCAAACTTGCCATGAAAGATGATAATAAAAGACAAATGACATTATCTTAATTATAGCAGACAAAATTATGCTAGTTTTCCATAAATAGGTCCTTTCTTATGTATTTGTGCTGATCATAATCAAGAAGTCGAATTTTGTAAGGGTAGGATAATTATCCTGTTATAGTCGTCCATGTAATAAAAACTCCATTTTTACTTGCATATTTACCTCTAAATCCCTAAAAATCCTCTGAAAAATAGTGGACATTTTTACCATTTTATGTAATACGACAATAAAAGTAGTTAATATTCATTATTTTTCAATTATTCAATTAATTCGACATGTACTGACACCTTTTCTGTAATGATTTTGTTATATTTATCTTTAACAACTTGGTCCATTCACTTATTCTTTGAATTTTAGGAGGTGTGGTATATATCGTTTTATCCTAACAATATTCTTCAAATAAGAAGAAAAGATGTCAATGTGTTGATGATGGCTGGAAAAATGTAAAAGTATGAATTCTGGAGGAGATGGAATGAATTTAAAGAAAAAATTAAGTGCTGGAATTTTATCAGCTACATTAGGTTTAACACTAATTGGAGGAGGAACCTACGCTTATTTCAGTGATCAGGAAGTAACGAATAATTCATTTGCCGCTGGAACATTAGATCTTTCGGTAGACCCTACAGCAATTATTCAAATTGATAATTTTAAACCAGGAGATACGATGTTACGTGAATTTTCGTTATCAAATGCAGGTAGCCTTAAAATTGAAAATGTGTTTTTAGATACGAATTATTCTGTCATAGATAGCAATAGTGACAATACGGATGATTTTGGCAAACATGTTAAAGTTAATTTTTTATGGAACTGGGAGCAAGAAAGTGAACCGGTGTTTGAAACTACTTTATATGAATTAAAAGAAATGGATCCAGATGTTGTGAAACGAGATATTTGGGATCCTTTATGGGAACAACATGGTGGGCTAGAAGCGGAAGACACACATGATTTTTGGGTAGAGTTTGAATTTGTTGATGATGGTGAAGATCAGAACGAATATCAAGGGGACAGTTTAGAATTAGAATGGATTTTTAATGCAACACAATCATCTGGTGAGGATATTTAAAAATAGGAGGGTGAACGATTTGAAAATGAATAAACGTGTGGTTTCTTCAGCACTGGCAATAGCTGTATCCATCGGGATTGGTAGTTCAGTAGTTTTTGCTGAGGATATTAACATGCAGATGAATGAAACCTATGATACTCCTTCATATATTATTGAAAAATGGAAGGCTCCTAGCGGTTTATCAAAGAAAGAGGTAGTTTTAACGTATATCGAAAGCAAAGGAGAGGAATTTCAGTTAAACAGTAATTCGGAAGTTGGTTTTGAAATAAATAATGTTACAGCAGATAGTGAAACGGACACTTCTCATTATAGAGTGAAGCAAACGTATAAGGGGGTTCCAATATATGGAGCCGACCAAACAATTAGTTTAGATGAAAATAACCATGTTACATCTTACTTTGGCCAAGTTGTTACTGGAATTGATGAAAGTATTGCAGTAGATAATACAAAATCGATAGCAGAAATCATCGATATTTTTAAAGCGAATCTAGAAAAAAATATTGGGGATATTGAACAATTCGATGGAGAGATTGAAGCAGAGCCATATATTTACGAGTATGATGATGAATTTCATTTTACCTATCTAGTTACTGCTTCTACAACTTATCCAGAAGTTGGCTTTTGGCATTATTTTATAGATGCGGAGAGTGGAGAAATCATTGATAATTTTAATGCATCACATGATGTAACTGCATTCGGTACAGGTGTGTTTGGCGAAAGACAAAAGTTTGAGGCACAACAGTACGAAGATATGTTTCGACTATTCGATGTAACACGTGGGGATGGCGTTGTTACTTATGACAATACAACAGGAACCAACGTAGATGTATTAAGTTTTAACAAAATGTTTACCGACGGAGCTGCCGTAGATGCCCATGCAAATGCGCAGAAAACATATGATTATTTTCTAGATACGTTTGGCCGTAACTCAGTGGATGATAATGGTCAGATTCTGATTTCGGCGGTACATGTAGGAGATAATTGGAATAATGCATCATGGAATGGGAGACAAATGTCTTACGGTGATGGAGATGGTATTCGATTCCACCCGCTAGCTGGTGGACTTGATGTAGCTGCCCATGAAATGTCACATGGTGTAATCCAACATACGGCAAATTTAATTTATCGGAATGAATCTGGAGCGTTAAACGAATCATTTGCAGACATTTTTGGAGCGATGGTAGATCGTGAGAATTGGTTGATGGGTGAGGATATCATGGCGGATGGTACGCTTGCGTTACGTTCATTAGAGGACCCAGCAGTATTGATTGAACGAAGAACGCAAGAGCCATATCCTGACCATTGGGATAGAAGATATGTTGGTCCATTAGACAATGGTGGAGTTCATATTAATAGTAGTATTAACAATAAAGCAGCTTATTTAGTTGCAGAGGGTGGAGAACATTATGATGTGGTTGTTGAAGGAGTTGGGCGTGATGCAACAGAACAGATTTATTACCGTGCACTTGATCTATATTTGACGAGTACTTCAGATTTTAGCATGATGCGACAGGCAGCAATTCAAGCAGCAACTGATTTATATGGCAGTAATTCATCTCATGTAGAAGCAGTAGAACAGGCTTACAATGCAGTTGGAGTCTATTAATCTAATTTTATACACAGCTAACGAAATAAGTGCTTTTTTCTAAAAAGGGAGTAGATAATGATGAAGAAAGTATTGCCCTTGCTATTTATGTTTATCCTATTATTTTCCATTTTTATATCAGGGGCTGCTAGTATTTACGCTTCAGAGAGCGGTTTAAATACAAGTGATGCCCATGATGTTGAAATGTTGCAACAGCCTTTAGATGATATAGATCTATTGATTGAGAATGCAATATCTGAACAGGTGATGCCAGGTGCAGTTGTTCTAGTCGCTCGAGATGAACAAATTGTTAAACATGAAGCATATGGTTATGCTGCCCGCTATACGGATGGCGATTTTACAGAAATGGAAAATCCAATTGAAATGCAGGAAAATACCATCTTTGATACAGCGTCTATTTCAAAGCTTTTTACAGCAACAGCAATCATGACGCTATGGGATGAAGGATTGTTTGAATTAGATGATCCGGTAGCATTATATATTCCAGAGTTTGCAACTAATGGTAAAGAGGATGTAACAATCAAGCAATTATTAACCCATACATCAGGTTTTCGTGCATCTACCACGGTACCTGTTCATGAAATCGAAGGGGATCGTGAAGATCGTCTGGATTTTGTCTTAAATGAAACATTAGAAGTGCCGCCTGGTACTCGGTATCTCTATAGTGATGTTGATTTTATTACACTTGGAGTTTTAATCGAACGGCTAAGCGGGCAACGTCAAGATGAATATATAGCAGCGAATATAACAGAACCTCTACAAATGAATGATACGATGTATAATCCTGAAGCTTCACTAAAAGAGAGAATTGCTGCAACAGAGTATCAATCCAATGTAAATCGTGGACTTGTATGGGGGAGTGTTCATGATGAAAAAGCGTGGGCACTGGATGGCGTTGCTGGACATGCAGGAGTTTTTAGTTCGGCAGAAGATTTAGCTGTGTTTGGGCAGATGATGTTAAATGAAGGAAGTTACCAAGGTGAACAGATTCTATCCGAGGAAGCCTTTGAACTTATCACCACAAATTGGAATGGTGCCTTCCCTGGGCAGGACCAAGGGTTGGGATGGGAATTAAATCAAAGTTGGTACATGGATGATTTAGCAGAACAAAATACGATAGGGCATACAGGGTATACAGGTACTTCCATCGTGGTCAGTCCTAACAACCAATCTATTACTATATTGTTAACAAATAGGGTACATCCAACTAGAAATACAGTATCAACGAATCCGACTCGACGATTGGTATCGGAAAAAACAGCCTCCGCAATCGATGCTTGGAATGCGGAAAGTATGATGTCTCTTGTTGAACGCTTGGTTGATCGAGGTGAAATTACAGATACACCAGCAACGCAATTACTTCTTACGCACTTAAGTGCAATCTCTCATTTTGAGTCACTTGATCAAGCACAAAAAGTTCGGAAACACTTACAAAGTTTCCAAACATTAGTTGATTTTTATAAAGAAAACAATTCGATAACAGATAATGCATATGAAACACTAAGAACAGATATCGAGTATCTAACAGGAAAATGGCAATAAAGCTAGTACTCTATAATTTGATAATGTATAGCTGAAAGGGAGGATACAATGAATCATTTTACTTGGAAGAAACGTTTGTCCCAACTAGTCATTGTTATGGTAATGTTAACGCTTTTCCCTTTAACAGGTTTTGCGGAAGAGAATGATATCAATATGGACCCGCCTTTAACCGGGTTTGAACAACGAGATGGAGAAACTTGGACAACACATGAGGAAGAAATTGAGTTTCTAGAAGAAGTAGCTACATTATCGGATCGTGTTAGCTATAGTCAAATTGGTACTACAGTAGAAGGAAGACCACTGCATTTAGTACGTGTAGGATTTCCAGAACCTCCATCAGACGAAGATATTGCAAATGGAAATAATATGCTAGTCATTGGTACGCAACATGGAAATGAAGGAGCTCCAAGAGAGATGGCATTAAAATTATTAAGAGATTTAGCTTTTACAGATGATGAAGAACGATTAGAGCTTCTTCAAGATGCGACAATTTTATTTATACCAACTGCTAATCCAGATGGTAGAGAAGCAGATACGAGAAGTAATGCTGAAGGGATTGATATTAATCGTGAACATTTAAGCTTACGCACGTTAGAGGTACAGGCAATAGCTAGTGTTTTAGATGAGTTTAATCCAGATATTACGGTAGACGGTCATGAACGTCCGAGAGCTAGTGGTAACCCAGATATTGAGATGCTATGGCCACGGAATTTAAATGTAGATGAGCAACTACGCTCTCTAAATCAAGAAATGGTAGAAGATCATCTTTTACCTGAGGTGGAAGGATATGGGTTTTCTACAGGTTTATACGGTACGCCAGGAGGTGCTGGTGGCGGAGACGAACGTATAATGCGTAATATGCTCGGATTACGGAATGGGCTTGGACTTTTAACGGAAACGGCAGGATTGCAAGAACCTAACTATCGAGTAGACGCGCAGATGCGAACAGTAGAAGGCGTACTTTCATTTTACTATGACCGATTTGAGGAAATTACTTCAGCAGTATCTGAAGCTCCAGAGAGACAAGCTTCATTAGGTAATGAACAAAATCAGCCTTTTTATCTAGATGGAGCGGATAATTGGGAACCAACAAATGTCATCGAAAAGAAACCAACTGGTTATTTACTTACAAATGTACAAGTGGACGCAATGGAGAAGCATATGAATTTTTTCTCACTAGAGAAAGAAAATGTTTATAGTGCAGGTGAGTATGTAACAATGAGTCAACCAAAAATGGGGGTTATTCCATTTTTATTTGATAAGCGTGCAACCTATAATGAAGTAGAAGGGATAGCCTTATATAATAGTCAAAATGTAGGTACGGCAACCAATATGAGTTTATTAGTGGATCATTTTGCAAATGAGAATGCATTTACAAATACAAGTGATGTACGAACATTAAAGATGCAATTGACAGCTGTGGATCGCTTTGAAAAGAAGGAGGATACCTCAAAAGTCAATAAACACCTTAATGGTTTAATCGATCTATTAAACTACCAATCTGATAATGACTTAGTATCTGAGGATGCAGCAGAAGATCTTATGAAGTACGCATTATTTTTAAAAGAAAAGTGGTTAGACTAGCGTTAATTTAATGCAAGTAAGAAGACCGTATGGGCATCGTTTCCTGTACGGTTTTTCTATTTTAAAAATAATATTTTAAAAATTTAATCAAAAAACATTGAATGTACGTACAATTTATAATATTATAGAAATTAATAACAAACGTACGTACAAGTAAGTGCGTTATTTGAAAAGGTGCTGTGATGATGTTAGAAAGGTTGAAAGAAGAGGTTTTACAAGCGAATAAGGCTCTACCTAAACACCATCTTGTTACTTTTACGTGGGGGAAATGTAAGCGGATACGATAGTGAATCTAAACTAGTTGTAATTAAGCCAAGTGGTATAGCTTATGAGAATTTAACACTAAATGATTTAGTAGTCGTAGATTTAGATGGAAAGGTTGTTGAAGGGGATAAGAAGCCATCTTCGGATACACCAACACATCTCGTACTGTACAAAAATTTTCTTGGAATAGGTGGAGTTGTTCATACACATTCTCCTTGGGCAACAAGTTGGGCGCAATCTGGTAAAGCAATTCCTGCACTTGGTACTACACAGGCAGATTATTTTTATGGGGAAATCCCTTGTACTAGACAAATGACGGATGATGAAATCAATGGTGCTTATGAATTGGAAACAGGCCATGTTATCGTAGAAACATTTAAAAATCTTGATCCCAAAGCAATTCCGAGTGTTTTGGTACATAGTCATGCTCCGTTTAATTGGGGAAAGAATCCATTAGATGCGGTTCATCAGGCAGTGGTACTAGAAGAAGTAGCGAGAATGGCTTTGCAAACATATCAAATTAATCCTGAAGTTACACCGATACAACAATCTTTACTAGATAAACATTATTTACGTAAAAATGGCAAACATGCTTATTATGGCTAATAGATAAGATAGGAGGTTTTGTAATGGAAGAAAAATATACGATTGGGATTGATTATGGAACAGAATCTGGGAGAGCAGTATTGGTATCATTACAAACTGGTGAGGAAATTTCGGATCATGTTACCCCTTATCATCATGGTGTAATAGATGACGTACTACCAGAAACAGGCGAGAAGTTAGGACATGAATGGGCCTTACAACATGCTTCTGATTATATCGAAG encodes:
- a CDS encoding serine hydrolase domain-containing protein; amino-acid sequence: MMKKVLPLLFMFILLFSIFISGAASIYASESGLNTSDAHDVEMLQQPLDDIDLLIENAISEQVMPGAVVLVARDEQIVKHEAYGYAARYTDGDFTEMENPIEMQENTIFDTASISKLFTATAIMTLWDEGLFELDDPVALYIPEFATNGKEDVTIKQLLTHTSGFRASTTVPVHEIEGDREDRLDFVLNETLEVPPGTRYLYSDVDFITLGVLIERLSGQRQDEYIAANITEPLQMNDTMYNPEASLKERIAATEYQSNVNRGLVWGSVHDEKAWALDGVAGHAGVFSSAEDLAVFGQMMLNEGSYQGEQILSEEAFELITTNWNGAFPGQDQGLGWELNQSWYMDDLAEQNTIGHTGYTGTSIVVSPNNQSITILLTNRVHPTRNTVSTNPTRRLVSEKTASAIDAWNAESMMSLVERLVDRGEITDTPATQLLLTHLSAISHFESLDQAQKVRKHLQSFQTLVDFYKENNSITDNAYETLRTDIEYLTGKWQ
- a CDS encoding M14 family zinc carboxypeptidase, with amino-acid sequence MNHFTWKKRLSQLVIVMVMLTLFPLTGFAEENDINMDPPLTGFEQRDGETWTTHEEEIEFLEEVATLSDRVSYSQIGTTVEGRPLHLVRVGFPEPPSDEDIANGNNMLVIGTQHGNEGAPREMALKLLRDLAFTDDEERLELLQDATILFIPTANPDGREADTRSNAEGIDINREHLSLRTLEVQAIASVLDEFNPDITVDGHERPRASGNPDIEMLWPRNLNVDEQLRSLNQEMVEDHLLPEVEGYGFSTGLYGTPGGAGGGDERIMRNMLGLRNGLGLLTETAGLQEPNYRVDAQMRTVEGVLSFYYDRFEEITSAVSEAPERQASLGNEQNQPFYLDGADNWEPTNVIEKKPTGYLLTNVQVDAMEKHMNFFSLEKENVYSAGEYVTMSQPKMGVIPFLFDKRATYNEVEGIALYNSQNVGTATNMSLLVDHFANENAFTNTSDVRTLKMQLTAVDRFEKKEDTSKVNKHLNGLIDLLNYQSDNDLVSEDAAEDLMKYALFLKEKWLD